The DNA segment ATCGGCCTGATCGGGTCAGGTTTCCAGTTTTATCATTTTGTAATTGTTCAATGCTTTGAAATTAATGGTATTTTATCGGTCGCCATAAATTTCTATTCCTGTCTTATCAATCTGGAAGTCCGTCGTATTTTTGCTCGTTAATCTGCTCCTGCCTCTCAACTTTAAGGAGCAGCATCATGAGTATTTACTTGAATGACCGATACCGGCGGGTCGAAAGCTTGCCGGCAATCGCTAACACACATTGTCTTGGCGTAAACCCTAAGCCTCGGGACGGGAGGTGGGTATGAAGATATTATTGACCGGCGCCACCGGTTTCATAGGCAATGCGGTGTTGCGAACCTTGCTGCGGCAAGGCCACCAAGTAAGCGCCTGTTACCGCAACCCTGAACGCCTGCTGATCGCCAGCCCCGACATTACACCCTTGTCTGTCGATTTCCTGTCGGCCGACAGCGTAGAACATTGGCTGCCGCATCTGCACGGCATCGATGCGGTCGTCAATTGCGTGGGGATTATTGCCGAAAGCAAGGGCCAAAGCTTTGCCCAATTACATAGCAGGACTCCGCTTGCCTTGTTCCAGGCCTGTGCTCAAGCCGGGGTCAAGAGGATCGTACAAATTTCGGCGTTGGGCGCGGATGAGCAAGCCGAATCGGCCTACCACATTAGCAAAAAGGTTGCCGACGATGCGTTGCGGGCTCTGCCGCTAGATTGGTTCGTTCTACAACCGTCGATAGTGTACGGCGACGGCGCGCAAAGCAGCGGTTTGTTTCACGCCCTGGCGGCGTTGCCGCTGCACCTGTTGCCGGATGGCGGCCGGCAGTTGCTGCAACCCATCCATGTCGACGATGTCGCCGCAGCCGTTTGCCGCTGCCTCGAACCGGCTGTTTTCGGACAACTTACCGTGGCCTTGGTCGGCCCGGAACCCATCGCTTATGCCGATTGGCTGCAAGGCCTTAGGCATCGTCTGGGCAAACCGCCTGCGACAAGATATTCCCTGCCTTACCGTTATGCCTTGGCGGCGGCCGGCTTCGGCAAATGGCTGGGCGAGCCTATTTTGAACAAAGACAACATCGCCATGCTTGGCCGGGGCAACAGCGCCGATCCTAGCCCAATCGCCGAGCTGTTACGCCGTCCGCCGCTAAGCATGGCGTCGCAACTGTTCGAAAAGCCGGCCAGCCAGGCCGAACGTTGGCATGCGGCCTTGTACTTTCTCAAGCCCTTGCTGCAGCTGAGCATCGCCTTGGTCTGGCTGTGGAGCGGCATCACCTCGCTGCTTTTTTACCCTCACGAACTCAGTTACCAATTGCTGGCCGACACCGGCATCACTGGTATCGGCGCGCCGTTAATGCTGTACGGATTGGCGGCGATGGACGTTGTTCTGGGGCTGGCGACCTTGGCGCGGTTTCGTCCAAGTCGTCTGATGCTTTGGCAATTCTGGATCGTGCTGGCTTACAGCCTAGTGGTGGCTTTGCGCCTGCCGGAATTTGTGTTCCACCCGTTCGGACCGCTGCTGAAAAATATCCCGTTTTTAATGTGTCTGCTGATTTACAGACAGCTGGAAGGAGAAACGCCATGATGTATTTAACCTTGAAACTGATCCACATTCTCAGCGCCATCGTCCTGTTCGGCCTGGGTTCCGGCACGGTGTTTTATAAAGTCATGGCCGATAAAAGCGGTGACCATGCGGCGATTGCGGTGACCAGCAAGCATGTGGTGCTGGCCGACTGGTGGTTTACCACGCCGACCGTGATCATCCAGCCATTGACCGGTATCCTGTTGGCCGATCAATTGTCGGCCTCTTTCGGCGACGGCTGGTTGTGGTGGACGCTGGTGCTGTATCTGGTCACCGGCCTGTGCTGGTTGCCGGTGGTGATTTTGCAAATCCGCATGCGCGACATTGCCGCCGATTCCCTGGCTCAAGGCCGGCCCCTGCCGTATCTCTACAGCTATTATTCCAGGATCTGGCTATGGCTGGGCGTGCCGGCCTTTTTCGGCATGATAGGCATCACCACCTTGATGATTTTCCACAATTCCCTCTGGAGCTAAGCCATGTCTATTTCACTAATGGAACGAGTATTGGGCGATGACTGGCATAAGCTGCCGGCCGTTATTCGAAAACATTATCAACTGATTGGCGAGCAGCAAAGTTGTTTGGAAGGCACGATGGAGATAGCCTATCCGGGCTACCTGTTCCCGTTGATCTGGGTCATTCACATGTTCGGAGGCCTGGTGCTGTGGCGTGGTCAGGCGGTTCATGCGGAAGTTGACAAGACCGCCGACGGCGAGATTTTGCACTGGCGGCGCAGCATGACTTACCCGGACGGCAAGATCGATTACTTCCGCTCGCGGATGAGTTATTCGGCTCAGCATGAGTTGACCGAATCCATCGGCTTTGGCTTCGGGTTACGCTTAAAGGTGACCGTCAGCGACGGCAATCTGCTCTACCTAAGCAACGGTCATTTTTGGCAATGCGGAAGCTACAGATTGAATATTCCCGATTGGGCGATGTTGGGCACGGCGACCATCAGCGAACATGCGGTGTCGGAAGAGGCATTTTATCTGGA comes from the Methylomonas sp. LL1 genome and includes:
- a CDS encoding DUF2269 family protein; the protein is MMYLTLKLIHILSAIVLFGLGSGTVFYKVMADKSGDHAAIAVTSKHVVLADWWFTTPTVIIQPLTGILLADQLSASFGDGWLWWTLVLYLVTGLCWLPVVILQIRMRDIAADSLAQGRPLPYLYSYYSRIWLWLGVPAFFGMIGITTLMIFHNSLWS
- a CDS encoding NAD(P)H-binding protein, whose amino-acid sequence is MKILLTGATGFIGNAVLRTLLRQGHQVSACYRNPERLLIASPDITPLSVDFLSADSVEHWLPHLHGIDAVVNCVGIIAESKGQSFAQLHSRTPLALFQACAQAGVKRIVQISALGADEQAESAYHISKKVADDALRALPLDWFVLQPSIVYGDGAQSSGLFHALAALPLHLLPDGGRQLLQPIHVDDVAAAVCRCLEPAVFGQLTVALVGPEPIAYADWLQGLRHRLGKPPATRYSLPYRYALAAAGFGKWLGEPILNKDNIAMLGRGNSADPSPIAELLRRPPLSMASQLFEKPASQAERWHAALYFLKPLLQLSIALVWLWSGITSLLFYPHELSYQLLADTGITGIGAPLMLYGLAAMDVVLGLATLARFRPSRLMLWQFWIVLAYSLVVALRLPEFVFHPFGPLLKNIPFLMCLLIYRQLEGETP
- a CDS encoding DUF4166 domain-containing protein gives rise to the protein MSISLMERVLGDDWHKLPAVIRKHYQLIGEQQSCLEGTMEIAYPGYLFPLIWVIHMFGGLVLWRGQAVHAEVDKTADGEILHWRRSMTYPDGKIDYFRSRMSYSAQHELTESIGFGFGLRLKVTVSDGNLLYLSNGHFWQCGSYRLNIPDWAMLGTATISEHAVSEEAFYLDFTVRHPLWGVSYYYRGNFRYC